A single window of Aspergillus puulaauensis MK2 DNA, chromosome 5, nearly complete sequence DNA harbors:
- the FAS1 gene encoding tetrafunctional fatty acid synthase subunit FAS1 (COG:I;~EggNog:ENOG410Q0WA;~InterPro:IPR032088,IPR003965,IPR041099,IPR039569, IPR001227,IPR014043,IPR002539,IPR040883,IPR016452, IPR016035,IPR029069,IPR013785,IPR013565;~PFAM:PF17951,PF16073,PF13452,PF17828,PF01575, PF08354,PF00698;~go_component: GO:0005835 - fatty acid synthase complex [Evidence IEA];~go_function: GO:0003824 - catalytic activity [Evidence IEA];~go_function: GO:0004312 - fatty acid synthase activity [Evidence IEA];~go_function: GO:0004313 - [acyl-carrier-protein] S-acetyltransferase activity [Evidence IEA];~go_function: GO:0004314 - [acyl-carrier-protein] S-malonyltransferase activity [Evidence IEA];~go_function: GO:0004317 - 3-hydroxypalmitoyl-[acyl-carrier-protein] dehydratase activity [Evidence IEA];~go_function: GO:0004318 - enoyl-[acyl-carrier-protein] reductase (NADH) activity [Evidence IEA];~go_function: GO:0016740 - transferase activity [Evidence IEA];~go_process: GO:0006633 - fatty acid biosynthetic process [Evidence IEA];~go_process: GO:0055114 - oxidation-reduction process [Evidence IEA]), with translation MYGTSTGPQTGINTPRSSSSLRPLILSHGSLEFNLLVPTSLHFHSSQLKNTFTASLPEPTDELAQDDEPSSVTELVARYIGHVAHEVEEGEDDAHGTNQEVLKIALNEFERAFMRGNDVHAIAATLPGITAKKILVVEAYYAGRAAAGRPTKPYDSALFRAASDEKASIYSVFGGQGNIEEYFDELREVYNTYTSFVEGLINSSAELLQTLSREPDANKLYPKGLNVVQWLQDPDTQPDVDYLVSAPVSLPLIGLVQLAHFVVTCKVLGREPGEILERLSGTTGHSQGIVTAAAIASATTWESFGKAAGDALKMLFWIGLRSQQAYPRTSIAPSVLQDSIENGEGTPTPMLSIRDLPRTSVQEHIDMTNQHLPNDRHISISLVNSARNFVVTGPPLSLYGLNLRLRKVKAPTGLDQNRVPFTQRKIRFVNRFLPITAPFHSQYLYSAFDHIMEDLDDVKIPPKSLTIPVYGTRDGNDLREINEENVVPALVRMITHDPVNWEQTTVFPRATHIVDFGPGGISGLGVLTNRNKDGTGVRVILAGAMDGTNAEVGYKPELFDRDEHSVEYAIDWVREYGPRLVKNATGQTFVDTKMSRLLGIPPVMVAGMTPTTVPWDFVAATMNSGYHVELAGGGYYNAKTMTEAITKIEKAIPPGRGITINLIYVNPRAMGWQIPLIGRLRADGVPIEGLTIGAGVPSIEVANEYIETLGIKHIAFKPGSVDAIQQVINIAKANPKFPVILQWTGGRGGGHHSFEDFHQPILQMYSRIRRHENIILVAGSGFGGSEDTYPYISGNWSSRFGYPPMPFDGCLFGSRMMIAKEAHTSKNAKQAIANAPGLNDQDWEDTYKSAAGGVVTVLSEMGEPIHKLATRGVLFWHEMDQKIFKLDKSKRVPELKKQRNYIIKKLNDDFQKVWFGRNSAGETVDLEDMTYAEVVHRMVDLMYVKHEGRWIDDSLKKLTGDFIRRVEERFTTTDGHTSLLQNYSELNTPYPAVHNILAAYPEAATQLINAQDVQHFLLLCQRRGQKPVPFVPSLDENFEYWFKKDSLWQSEDLEAVVGQDVERTCILQGPMAAKFSTVIDEPVGDILNSVHRGHIDSLVRDVYNGDENIIPVTEYFGGRLTEVHEDIETDGLTISEDANKISYRLSSSAADLPELNRWCRLLAGPSYSWRHALFLADVFVQGHRFQTNPLKRIVAPTPGMYVEILNPEDPPRTVISVREPYQSGKLVKTVDIKLNEKSQVSLTLYEGRTAENGVVPLTFLFTYHPDTGYAPIREVMDTRNDRIKEFYYRIWFGNKDVPFDTPTTATFSGGRETITSRAVADFVHAVGNTGESFVERPGKEVFAPMDFAIVAGWKAITKPIFPRTIDGDLLKLVHLSNGFKMVPGAQPLKVGDTLDTAAQINSIINEDSGKIVEVCGTIKRDGEPIMHVTSQFLYRGAYVDFENTFQRKDEVPMQVHLASSRDVAILRSKEWFRLDMDDVELLGQTLTFRLQSLIRFKNKTVFSQVQTMGQVLLELPTKEIIQVASVDYEAGTSHGNPVIDYLQRNGTSIEQPVYFENPIPLSGKTPLVLRAPASNETYARVSGDYNPIHVSRVFSSYANLPGTITHGMYTSAAVRSLVETWAAENNIGRVRGFHVSLVDMVLPNDLITVRLQHVGMIAGRKIIKVEASNKETEDKVLLGEAEVEQPVSAYVFTGQGSQEQGMGMELYATSPVAKEVWDRADRHFIENYGLSIIDIVKNNPKELTVYFGGPRGKAIRHNYMSMTFETVNADGSIKSEKIFKEIDDHTASYTYRSPTGLLSATQFTQPALTLMEKASFEDMRSKGLVQRDSSFAGHSLGEYSALAALADVMPIESLVSVVFYRGLTMQVAVERDEQGRSNYSMCAVNPSRISKTFNEQALQYVVENISEQTGWLLEIVNYNVANMQYVAAGDLRALDCLTNLLNYLKAQNIDIPALMQSMSLEDVKAHLVNIILECVKQTEAKPKPINLERGFATIPLKGIDVPFHSTFLRSGVKPFRSFLLKKINKTTIDPSKLIGKYIPNVTARPFEITKEYFEDVYRLTNSPRIAHILANWEKYEEGNEGPLRTNGPATV, from the exons ATGTACGGAACCTCAACAGGTCCTCAGACCGGAATCAATACACCGCGATCGTCGTCGTCTCTAAGACCACTCATCTTATCTCACGGATCGCTTGAATTCAATCTTCTTGTGCCAACATCTCTTCACTTCCACTCGTCGCAGCTCAAAAACACCTTCACAGCCTCGTTACCAGAGCCGACAGACGAGCTTGCCCAGGATGATGAACCTTCGTCAGTAACAGAGCTTGTGGCTCGATATATCGGCCATGTTGCCCATGAAgtcgaagagggcgaggatgatgcccACGGAACCAACCAGGAAGTTCTCAAGATAGCCCTCAATGAATTTGAGCGTGCCTTCATGCGTGGAAATGACGTCCATGCGATCGCTGCCACTCTCCCTGGAATCACGGCCAAAAAGAttttggttgttgaagcTTACTATGCCGGCCGAGCAGCCGCTGGTAGACCTACCAAGCCTTACGATTCCGCACTCTTCAGGGCTGCTTCGGATGAGAAGGCGAGTATTTATTCTGTCTTTGGAGGACAGGGGAACATTGAAGAGTACTTTGATGAATTGCGAGAAGTCTACAATACCTACACATCCTTTGTGGAGGGGCTCATAAACTCATCGGCTGAACTACTACAAACTCTTTCCCGTGAGCCAGATGCCAACAAACTCTATCCGAAAGGCCTTAATGTTGTGCAGTGGCTTCAAGACCCTGACACTCAGCCGGACGTGGATTATCTGGTGTCCGCTCCGGTGAGCTTACCGTTAATCGGGTTAGTTCAGTTGGCGCACTTCGTTGTCACCTGCAAAGTGCTCGGGAGGGAACCAGGCGAGATTCTTGAGCGGTTGAGTGGGACTACAGGTCATTCTCAAGGAATTGTcaccgcagcagccatcGCATCAGCCACAACCTGGGAGAGCTTTGGGAAGGCCGCTGGCGACGCCTTGAAGATGCTCTTTTGGATTGGTTTGCGTAGCCAACAAGCATATCCTCGAACATCCATTGCTCCATCCGTGTTGCAGGACTCAATCGAGAACGGCGAAGGAACCCCAACTCCTATGTTGTCAATCCGTGACCTTCCAAGAACCTCCGTCCAGGAGCACATCGACATGACCAACCAACATCTTCCAAACGACCGTCATATTTCAATTTCACTGGTCAATAGTGCCCGTAACTTTGTTGTTACTGGCCCACCCCTCTCTCTTTACGGTCTCAACCTTCGCCTAAGGAAAGTCAAAGCTCCCACCGGCTTGGACCAGAACCGTGTGCCATTCACACAACGTAAAATACGCTTTGTCAATCGGTTCCTTCCAATCACGGCTCCCTTCCATAGCCAATATCTTTACTCGGCATTTGACCATATTATGGAAGACCTAGACGATGTGAAAATTCCGCCAAAGTCTCTTACTATCCCCGTTTACGGTACCAGAGATGGCAATGATCTGAGGGAGATAAACGAAGAAAATGTAGTCCCTGCGTTGGTTAGAATGATCACGCATGATCCCGTGAATTGGGAACAAACAACCGTTTTCCCGCGCGCCACTCACATCGTTGATTTTGGTCCTGGGGGCATCTCAGGTCTTGGTGTACTTACCAACCGCAACAAGGATGGCACAGGGGTCCGCGTGATACTCGCGGGGGCCATGGATGGCACAAACGCTGAAGTCGGGTATAAGCCGGAGCTTTTCGACCGTGACGAACACTCTGTGGAATATGCCATCGATTGGGTGAGAGAGTATGGGCCACGCTTGGTGAAGAATGCTACTGGCCAGACTTTCGTCGACACCAAGATGAGCCGCCTGCTGGGTATCCCTCCTGTCATGGTGGCTGGTATGACTCCGACAACGGTTCCGTGGGATTTTGTTGCTGCTACTATGAATTCGGGATACCACGTCGAACTTGCTGGTGGGGGTTATTATAATGCCAAAACTATGACAGAGGCGATCACTAAGATCGAGAAAGCCATTCCCCCGGGTCGTGGTATTACAATCAATCTTATCTACGTTAACCCACGTGCGATGGGATGGCAAATCCCCCTGATTGGCAGGCTCCGGGCCGATGGCGTGCCAATTGAAGGTCTCACCATTGGTGCTGGTGTCCCTTCTATTGAAGTGGCCAATGAGTATATCGAAACCCTCGGTATCAAGCACATTGCCTTCAAACCAGGCTCAGTGGACGCCATTCAGCAGGTCATCAATATCGCAAAGGCCAATCCCAAATTTCCTGTCATTTTGCAGTGGACTGGTGGCCGCGGAGGGGGGCATCATTCTTTTGAAGACTTCCATCAACCTATCCTGCAAATGTATAGTCGTATCAGACGACATGAAAATATCATTCTTGTTGCTGGTAGTGGCTTCGGTGGTTCTGAAGATACATATCCATATATTTCTGGAAACTGGTCATCTCGATTCGGCTATCCCCCAATGCCTTTCGATGGATGTTTGTTCGGCAGTCGCATGATGATCGCCAAAGAAGCGCACACTTCGAAGAATGCCAAGCAGGCCATTGCAAATGCTCCTGGTCTTAACGACCAGGATTGGGAAGATACTTACAAAAGTGCTGCCGGGGGCGTGGTCACTGTTCTTTCAGAGATGGGAGAACCAATTCACAAATTAGCTACTCGCGGTGTCTTGTTTTGGCACGAGATGGATCAAAAAATCTTCAAACTCGACAAAAGCAAGCGTGTGCCGGAACTTAAAAAGCAGAGAAATTACATCATCAAGAAACTCAACGATGATTTCCAAAAGGTTTGGTTCGGCCGCAATTCCGCTGGAGAAACGGTTGACCTAGAAGACATGACATACGCAGAAGTCGTGCATCGCATGGTCGACCTCATGTATGTCAAGCACGAGGGCAGATGGATAGATGACTCCTTGAAAAAGCTGACTGGCGATTTCATCCGTCGTGTTGAGGAGCGTTTCACTACAACTGATGGACACACATCACTCCTCCAGAACTACTCGGAGCTCAATACCCCTTACCCGGCCGTTCACAATATCCTTGCGGCCTATCCTGAGGCAGCAACTCAGCTGATCAACGCTCAGGATGTTCAGCACTTCCTTCTACTGTGCCAGCGTCGCGGCCAGAAGCCTGTACCCTTTGTTCCCTCATTGGATGAGAATTTTGAATACTGGTTCAAGAAGGACTCTTTATGGCAGAGCGAGGATTTGGAGGCGGTTGTAGGACAGGATGTTGAAAGGACCTGTATCCTGCAAGGTCCAATGGCCGCCAAATTTTCGACCGTCATTGATGAGCCCGTTGGAGACATTCTAAACTCTGTTCACCGGGGCCATATCGACAGCCTAGTCAGAGATGTGTACAACGGCGATGAGAATATTATACCGGTAACCGAATACTTTGGAGGACGCTTGACCGAAGTCCACGAGGATATTGAAACTGACGGCCTTACCATTTCTGAAGACGCCAACAAGATCAGCTACCGGTTATCCTCGTCTGCAGCAGACCTGCCAGAACTCAATCGCTGGTGCCGCCTTCTCGCAGGCCCCTCATATTCTTGGAGACACGCCCTTTTCTTGGCGGACGTTTTTGTTCAAGGTCACCGCTTTCAAACAAACCCTTTGAAGCGAATTGTCGCGCCCACTCCAGGAATGTATGTTGAAATCCTGAATCCAGAGGATCCTCCAAGGACGGTCATTAGCGTGAGGGAGCCTTATCAGTCTGGCAAGCTTGTCAAGACGGTGGATATCAAGTTAAATGAGAAGAGCCAAGTCAGCCTTACCCTTTATGAAGGAAGAACTGCTGAAAACGGCGTGGTTCCCCTGACTTTCTTATTCACTTACCACCCTGACACTGGATATGCGCCCATCAGAGAAGTCATGGACACTCGCAATGATCGCATCAAAGAGTTCTATTACAGGATCTGGTTTGGAAACAAGGATGTACCGTTTGATacgccaacaacagccacGTTTAGTGGAGGCCGTGAAACCATCACATCTCGGGCCGTTGCTGATTTTGTCCATGCCGTGGGTAACACTGGGGAGTCATTTGTTGAACGGCCCGGGAAAGAAGTATTTGCTCCCATGGATTTCGCCATCGTCGCAGGGTGGAAAGCTATCACTAAACCGATTTTCCCTCGCACCATCGATGGGGATTTGCTTAAGCTAGTGCATTTATCTAACGGGTTCAAGATGGTTCCCGGTGCGCAACCGCTTAAGGTTGGTGATACGCTCGATACTGCTGCTCAGATCAACTCTATCATCAACGAGGATTCCGGGAAGATTGTCGAAGTGTGCGGCACCATCAAAAGAGATGGCGAGCCCATAATGCATGTCACAAGCCAGTTTTTATACCGCGGAGCGTATGTGGACTTTGAGAACACCTTCCAGCGCAAGGACGAAGTTCCAATGCAGGTTCACCTGGCGTCTAGCCGAGATGTAGCCATTCTCCGATCCAAAGAGTGGTTCCGCCTAGACATGGACGATGTCGAACTGTTAGGCCAAACCCTGACCTTCCGTCTACAAAGCTTGATCCGGTTCAAAAACAAAACTGTTTTCAGCCAGGTTCAGACTATGGGGCAAGTTCTTCTGGAACTTCCTACCAAAGAAATCATCCAGGTCGCATCTGTCGACTATGAAGCGGGCACATCTCATGGGAACCCGGTAATTGACTATCTCCAGCGGAACGGAACTTCCATTGAGCAACCTGTCTACTTTGAGAACCCTATTCCCCTCAGCGGGAAGACACCCCTAGTGCTCCGTGCTCCTGCTTCCAACGAAACTTATGCTAGGGTATCTGGTGATTACAATCCCATACACGTCTCTCGAGTGTTCTCTAGCTACGCAAACCTGCCAGGTACCATCACTCATGGAATGTACACAAGCGCTGCAGTCCGTAGCCTGGTCGAAACTTGGGCTGCTGAAAACAACATCGGCCGTGTTCGGGGTTTCCATGTATCCCTGGTTGACATGGTCCTCCCCAACGACCTGATCACAGTTAGACTGCAGCATGTTGGTATGATCGCTGGTCGCAAGATCATCAAGGTCGAGGCCAGCAACAAGGAGACGGAGGACAAAGTCCTCTTAGGGGAAGCGGAGGTAGAACAACCAGTCAGTGCATACGTTTTCACTGGTCAAGGGTCCCAGGAACAAGGAATGGGGATGGAACTATATGCCACCAGCCCTGTTGCTAAGGAAGTTTGGGATCGCGCGGACCGCCATTTCATTGAGAACTACGGTTTGTCGATCATTGATATCGTCAAGAATAACCCGAAGGAACTTACGGTCTACTTCGGTGGACCTCGTGGGAAAGCCATTCGACACAACTACATGTCTATGACTTTTGAAACAGTCAACGCGGACGGATCTATTAAATCCGAAAAGATTTTCAAGGAAATAGACGATCACACGGCGTCCTACACGTATCGCTCCCCGACGGGGCTACTTTCCGCCACACAGTTCACGCAACCCGCATTAACCCTAATGGAGAAAGCAAGTTTCGAAGACATGCGTTCAAAGGGCCTTGTCCAGAGGGACAGCAGCTTTGCTGGCCATTCCTTGGGTGAATACTCGGCCCTTGCTGCCCTTGCTGATGTGATGCCCATAGAAAGTTTGGTTTCGGTTGTCTTCTATCGTGGTTTAACTATGCAGGTCGCTGTAGAACGCGATGAACAGGGTCGCTCAAATTACTCTATGTGTGCTGTTAACCCCAGCAGAATCTCCAAGACTTTCAACGAGCAGGCGCTCCAATATGTGGTCGAAAATATTTCTGAGCAAACAGGCTGGCTTTTGGAAATCGTCAACTACAATGTTGCGAACATGCAATATGTTGCGGCTGGTGAT CTCCGTGCGCTTGACTGCCTCACCAACCTACTCAACTACCTGAAGGCacaaaatatagatattccGGCTCTTATGCAGAGCATGTCTTTGGAGGATGTCAAGGCTCACCTTGTCAACATCATCCTTGAGTGCGTGAAGCAAACCGaggcgaagccgaagcccaTCAATTTGGAACGTGGATTTGCTACGATCCCTCTCAAGGGAATAGATGTTCCCTTCCACAGCACCTTCCTTCGTTCCGGCGTGAAGCCGTTCCGATCATTCTTACTTAAGAAGATCAATAAGACGACCATTGATCCAAGCAAACTGATTGGAAAGTACATTCCCAATGTCACGGCACGGCCGTTCGAGATCACCAAGGAGTACTTTGAGGATGTGTACCGGCTCACCAACTCTCCCAGAATTGCCCACATTTTAGCAAATTGGGAAAAGTATGAAGAAGGGAATGAGGGCCCTTTACGCACCAACGGGCCCGCTACAGTTTAA
- a CDS encoding transcription factor IIF subunit TFG1 (COG:K;~EggNog:ENOG410PJN7;~InterPro:IPR008851,IPR011039;~go_component: GO:0005634 - nucleus [Evidence IEA];~go_function: GO:0003677 - DNA binding [Evidence IEA];~go_process: GO:0006367 - transcription initiation from RNA polymerase II promoter [Evidence IEA];~go_process: GO:0032968 - positive regulation of transcription elongation from RNA polymerase II promoter [Evidence IEA]) — protein MTTPTNNPTPQTPTGSSGTQPLRIRRPRVADPLVRPKRKIATKGPPGNGQKLRSFPTRPAPSNAQPDRPNIPPAKSEFATNGFSGPLLSQSYVDYPLVITKRVIKEGLKHHVARFASKKVVDPRDESQFTRPVRLQRRDPRTRIHEIHTDKGPGGQRLSSETSNQVDDLEREEMETRKFAREKERADNLAQIAPSIGSAPKRTNVPKQKTQQVSKTDMTPEEIARTRIKYEEALPWHLEDFDNKNIWVGNYEAALSETHAIFILESTGKMTMIPVEKWYRFNAKNQFKTLTIEEAEKFMAKKIKDPRWFMEKQQEQAQRKELEQFAKQRKVYAGKQGTPAAEGLQADEMDFEEDRFADDEEHDDLFNEDEDAKAAEKRIKQDQLKANVFDLKDEKEYEEEELRERREKEARRVLGKNVRKALQKREKNFDYSSGSDANPYTDESSDETDAEKNKEEERKVEEEKNKKDPATPSKGNTTPSGRPKHSDTSKKAAIGVSRKRLGSPNVSDASGTDTSRKKGKSKPSTSQSSTQPGSRPMTPVTSSVPANKKRVRSTFPGAGSASDVDGAAGSGGEVSESGKSKKLKLNPPSVASQGETPQRSRAGSPASVTGRNLSGSRASSPESLRGSHVTGQNRVSTPGPSTTQSFPSPAEIHAAIPPSGILSTDLLRIFRPRIGESRENHRKFIAIVKDVGVYGKEDRLLRPGPWRET, from the exons ATGACCACACCAACGAACAATCCGACTCCGCAAACTCCAACAGGGTCGTCTGGCACTCAACCCTTGCGCATCCGACGGCCCAGGGTAGCCGACCCGCTTGTGCGTCCGAAGCGAAAGATCGCAACGAAAGGCCCTCCAGGAAACGGACAAAAGCTTAGATCGTTCCCTACTCGACCAGCACCATCCAACGCGCAACCCGACAGACCCAATATACCCCCCGCAAAAAGTGAATTTGCCACCAATGGATTCAGCGGTCCACTATTATCCCAGTCTTATGTTGATTACCCCCTTGTGATCACAAAGCGGGTGATTAAGGAAGGTTTGAAACATCACGTTGCAAGATTCGCCTCAAAGAAGGTAGTAGATCCTCGGGATGAATCTCAGTTCACTAGACCAGTTAGGCTTCAACGTCGGGATCCTCGGACACGAATACATGAAATACATACAGACAAAGGGCCTGGTGGACAAAGGCTATCCTCCGAGACAAGCAACCAAGTTGATGATCTTGAACgggaagagatggagaccAGAAAATTTGCGCGCGAAAAAGAACGAGCGGACAACCTTGCTCAAATTGCGCCATCCATCGGATCTGCCCCTAAACGGACCAATGTACCCAAGCAGAAAACACAGCAAGTTTCTAAAACAGACATGACACCAGAAGAGATTGCTAGAACTCGGATCAAATATGAAGAGGCCTTGCCTTGGCATCTTGAGGATTTCGATAACAAAAATATTTGGGTTGGAAATTACGAAGCAGCATTGTCGGAAACCCACGCAATTTTTATACTGGAGAGCACGGGAAAAATGACAATGATACCGGTCGAAAAGTGGTACAGGTTTAATGCCAAAAACCAATTCAAAACATTAACCattgaggaggcagagaagttTATGgcaaagaaaataaaagatccTAGGTGGTTCATGGAAAAACAACAGGAGCAAGCTCAACGCAAAGAGCTAGAGCAATTTGCAAAGCAACGCAAGGTTTACGCTGGGAAACAAGGTACCCCTGCCGCGGAAGGCTTACAAGCCGATGAAATGGATTTCGAAGAAGATCGATttgcggatgatgaagagcaTGACGATTTATtcaatgaagacgaagatgcgaaggctgcggagaaaAGAATAAAACAGGATCAACTGAAAGCGAATGTTTTTGACctgaaggatgaaaaggagtatgaagaagaagagttaagagagagaagggagaaggaagctcGACGAGTACTTGGAAAAAATGTACGCAAAGCACTTcagaaaagagagaaaaattTCGATTACAGCAGTGGTTCTGATGCCAATCCGTATACGGACGAG AGTTCCGATGAGACAGATGCGGAGAAAaacaaggaagaggaacgaaaggtcgaagaagaaaagaacaaaaaggaTCCGGCGACTCCATCGAAAGGCAACACTACGCCCTCAGGTCGCCCGAAGCATTCTGATacgtcgaagaaggccgctATTGGTGTGTCACGGAAGCGCCTCGGGTCTCCCAATGTATCGGACGCGAGTGGAACAGATACATCTCGtaagaagggaaagagcaAACCCTCAACCTCGCAATCTTCAACACAACCGGGGTCTCGCCCCATGACCCCTGTCACATCATCTGTACCA GCCAACAAAAAGCGCGTGAGGAGTACCTTTCCTGGTGCTGGATCTGCAAGTGATGTTGACGGCGCTGCCGGATCTGGTGGAGAAGTAAGTGAATCTGGGAAATCAAAAAAGTTGAAACTCAACCCTCCGTCGGTTGCATCCCAAGGAGAAACGCCACAGAGATCGAGGGCTGGTAGTCCAGCTTCTGTAACCGGCAGGAATCTCTCGGGAAGTCGTGCTAGCAGCCCAGAGTCCCTCAGAG GTTCTCATGTCACGGGCCAGAACCGTGTGTCGACACCAGGGCCGTCTACTACGCAAAGCTTTCCTAGCCCTGCCGAGATTCATGCTGCCATTCCTCCGAGTGGTATACTGAGCACCGACCTACTTAGAATCTTTCGGCCTCGTATTGGCGAGTCCCGAGAGAACCATAGAAAGTTCATTGCAATCGTCAAAGATGTTGGCGTTTACGGAAAGGAAGACCGTTTATTACGACCAGGTCCGTGGAGAGAAACATAA
- a CDS encoding protein HGH1 (BUSCO:EOG09262F7P;~COG:O;~EggNog:ENOG410PICV;~InterPro:IPR016024,IPR039717,IPR007206,IPR007205;~PFAM:PF04063,PF04064), with product MKTELDELVEFLHHGNTQIRQIACENLVGYSTSKPEIFKCHQLLPIQDLKLLVRDYTPIASNALTILVNLSGDQEVLDNLASDDDFIETLLTKVTNNKERNADGVAMLFANLGKSEKIKKLFSLKRRPAQPVSSSVYAVDQLMDCFVKGAEGALNQYSDFDYLSYLFADLSKLEEGRTYFTSRQDYDGVVPVTKLTVFTEHPSTVRRRGVASTIKNVAFEIPFHPTLFSEDEANLLPYVLLPIMGPEEYTEEDSADMLPDLQLLPPDKRRESDSGIIVTHLETLLLLTTSREGREKMRAVGVYPVIRECHLRVDDDGVREACDRLVQVIMRDEEEDGDPPAVQAHDDDQKVVELF from the exons ATGAAAACCGAACTGGACGAG CtggttgaatttcttcatcatggaAATACTCAGATCAGACAAATCG CATGCGAAAATCTAGTAGGATATTCGACATCTAAGCCTGAAATTTTTAAATGTCATCAGCTCCTACCAATACAGGATTTGAAGCTCCTTGTTAGAGATTATACA CCGATTGCGAGTAATGCCTTAACGATACTTGTCAATCTTTCCGGCGACCAGGAGGTACTGGATAACCTTGCTAGTGACGATGATTTCATAGAAACACTCCTCACGAAAGTAACT AATAACAAGGAGCGAAATGCGGATGGCGTAGCCATGCTATTCGCCAATCTTGGGAAATCagagaaaataaaaaaactcTTCTCCCTCAAGCGTCGGCCCGCTCAGCCCGTGTCTAGCTCTGTGTATGCGGTGGATCAGTTGATGGATTGTTTCGTCAAAGGCGCCGAGGGCGCACTCAACCAATATTCGGACTTCGACTATCTATCATATCTTTTTGCCGATCTGTcgaagctggaggaagggCGCACTTATTTTACGTCGAGGCAAGATTACGATGGAGTCGTGCCTGTGACAAAACTTACTGTCTTTACTGAGCATCCGAGTACAGTCAGACGGAGGGGCGTCGCATCGACCATAAAAAATGTTGCGTTCGAGATACCTTTCCATCCTACCCTCTTTTCCGAAGACGAGGCAAATTTACTCCCTTATGTACTTTTGCCTATCATGGGTCCAGAGGAGTACACCGAAGAGGATTCTGCCGACATGCTTCCGGacctccagctgcttcctcCCGACAAGAGGAGAGAGAGTGACAGCGGCATAATTGTAACCCATCTTGAAACGCTGCTTTTGCTGACAACCAGCCGGGAAGGACGCGAAAAAATGAGAGCTGTCGGTGTTTATCCTGTAATCCGAGAGTGCCACCTTcgcgttgatgatgatggcgtcCGTGAGGCATGTGACAGATTGGTGCAGGTTATCATGcgggacgaggaagaagatggggatCCCCCTGCGGTGCAGGCTCACGATGACGACCAGAAGGTTGTGgaattattctaa